One stretch of Leptospira mtsangambouensis DNA includes these proteins:
- a CDS encoding TRL-like family protein has translation MMISSSYKTNSQKFWTKNLKNKSTEERIFVLILILCSFFSLTCASSGFGTQGLLYEDQRIGMMETGLSGSKEGIACAKSYLGLLALGDASVETSQKNGNMREITSIELESYNFLGIYAKLCTITKGN, from the coding sequence ATGATGATATCATCCTCTTACAAAACAAACTCTCAAAAATTCTGGACCAAGAACTTAAAAAATAAATCCACCGAAGAAAGGATCTTTGTTCTGATCCTCATCCTATGTTCTTTTTTTTCACTCACCTGCGCAAGTTCAGGATTTGGAACCCAAGGCCTCTTATATGAAGACCAAAGGATCGGGATGATGGAGACCGGCCTCTCCGGATCAAAAGAAGGAATCGCTTGTGCAAAATCCTACCTCGGGCTTCTGGCTCTCGGTGATGCGTCTGTTGAAACCTCCCAAAAGAATGGAAATATGAGAGAAATTACGTCTATTGAGCTAGAAAGTTATAATTTCTTGGGGATTTACGCAAAACTATGCACAATAACCAAGGGAAATTAG
- a CDS encoding SGNH/GDSL hydrolase family protein: MKKLKYTLLLGMSAFLIHCDTKKDYFEDIGANLLCTTYAICNGETPAKTGIIGDSWTDILLGFPMVETLRPQLENRYHYKFAGATLGGKTLQGVVSQGLQFQVIDQGGADMKVVLLSLGGNDIQANLSEYIGKIDTVQAQRFATIKANLKQLIITGNAYKIARFGGAPIKWIIHGYDYPNPYMPPVIAGSEEGCKSKFDKIGLNVPDAAVFTSTQVDAFNNLLVEITREEPSLIYVDLRSTLGGRPNSRAELMLDCIHANNLGYTLLADKLARIIYPITNVGL; the protein is encoded by the coding sequence ATGAAAAAACTTAAATACACACTTTTGTTAGGAATGTCCGCATTCCTCATTCATTGTGATACAAAAAAGGATTACTTCGAAGATATCGGTGCAAATCTTTTATGTACTACATATGCCATTTGCAATGGAGAAACTCCTGCAAAAACGGGAATCATTGGTGATAGTTGGACAGACATTCTTCTCGGATTCCCAATGGTGGAAACTCTTAGACCACAATTGGAAAATCGATACCATTATAAATTTGCAGGTGCCACCTTGGGTGGAAAAACCTTACAAGGTGTCGTTAGCCAAGGACTTCAATTTCAGGTCATTGATCAAGGTGGGGCTGATATGAAAGTAGTCCTTCTTTCTTTGGGTGGAAATGATATTCAAGCAAACCTTTCTGAATATATTGGAAAGATCGACACAGTACAAGCACAACGTTTTGCAACAATCAAAGCAAATCTCAAACAGTTAATCATTACTGGAAATGCTTATAAAATTGCTCGATTTGGTGGAGCGCCAATAAAATGGATCATTCATGGTTACGATTATCCCAACCCATATATGCCACCTGTGATTGCTGGTTCGGAAGAAGGTTGTAAATCAAAGTTTGATAAAATTGGATTAAATGTTCCTGATGCTGCCGTCTTTACTTCAACCCAGGTGGATGCGTTCAACAATCTTCTAGTGGAAATAACTCGCGAGGAACCTTCATTAATCTATGTAGATTTGCGAAGTACGTTGGGAGGAAGACCAAACTCTCGTGCAGAACTAATGTTGGATTGCATCCATGCAAATAACTTAGGTTATACGCTACTTGCTGATAAGCTGGCAAGAATTATCTACCCAATCACTAATGTAGGATTGTAA
- a CDS encoding Ig-like domain-containing protein: protein MSMWKKIQISILFVFSSLTCLPEPQPSLLGVLVLPLVTQTSANFTIESTNPSNGATGISLNPTITIVMTQAIESTSLNTNISCSPSCPSLSGGASNRTITLTPASALITGTTYTITLNQNIQSIFGLTLGTNTSFSFTTL, encoded by the coding sequence ATGAGTATGTGGAAGAAAATTCAAATTTCAATCCTGTTTGTTTTTTCCTCCCTGACTTGTCTCCCTGAGCCACAGCCATCTCTATTGGGAGTTTTGGTGCTTCCATTGGTCACACAGACCTCAGCCAACTTTACCATTGAATCAACAAATCCCAGCAATGGAGCTACAGGTATTTCCTTAAATCCTACAATCACCATTGTGATGACCCAAGCCATTGAATCCACCTCACTCAATACCAATATTAGTTGTTCTCCATCTTGTCCAAGTCTTAGTGGAGGAGCTTCCAACAGAACCATAACCCTTACCCCGGCAAGTGCCCTAATCACGGGTACAACGTATACCATCACACTAAACCAAAACATCCAATCTATCTTTGGATTAACTCTCGGCACAAACACCAGTTTTAGTTTTACCACCCTATAA
- a CDS encoding sodium-translocating pyrophosphatase, translating into MNVELIIIVMALVSIVTAIFYAARVVRIQVGAGGGSEKETAKLKEISAAIAEGAMAFLLREYRVILLFISFMTVLIYLLLDNPKTEFNEGIYTAVAFVSGALISCLSGFIGMKIATAGNVRTAEAAKTSLSRAFRVAYDSGAVMGFGLIGLAVLGMIGLFLLFTGTNVGVAKHILMESLAGFGLGGSSVALFGRVGGGIYTKAADVGADLVGKVEKGIPEDDPRNPATIADNVGDNVGDIAGMGADLFGSAAEATCAALVIGATASALADNNSALLYPLLISAIGIPASLLTTFFARVKEGGNVEKALKLQLWISTFIVAIALYFVTDIFMIDSFQIGDKTITKWNVFTSVALGLFAGMFIGWITEIYTSHSYKPVREVADACDTGAATNIIYGLALGYKSTVVPVILLVIVIVVSNILAGMYGIAIAAIGMISTIAIGLTIDAYGPVSDNAGGIAEMAELGKEVRDRTDNLDAAGNTTAAVGKGFAIGSAALTSLALFAAFITRTQNASKEMGEGAIDLTSIELLDPLVFGGLLFGAMLPFIFSAMTMKSVGKAALDMVKEVRRQFKEIPGLMEGKAKPEYAKCVDISTSAALREMIPPGLLVLLSPIVVGYLFGVKSLAGLLAGALVSGVVLAISSANSGGAWDNAKKYIEKTAGGKGSEKHKAAVVGDTVGDPFKDTSGPAINILIKLMAITSLVFAEFFVTKGGIILNFFK; encoded by the coding sequence ATGAATGTAGAGTTAATCATCATCGTCATGGCACTAGTTTCCATTGTCACGGCGATATTCTACGCAGCTCGGGTGGTTCGCATCCAAGTGGGCGCAGGCGGTGGTAGCGAAAAAGAAACCGCTAAATTGAAAGAAATCTCCGCAGCAATCGCAGAAGGGGCTATGGCCTTCCTTCTCAGAGAATACCGAGTCATTTTGCTATTTATCAGTTTCATGACGGTTCTCATCTATTTACTTTTGGATAACCCAAAAACCGAGTTCAACGAAGGAATTTATACAGCCGTTGCTTTCGTTTCTGGTGCCCTCATTTCTTGCCTTTCTGGTTTTATTGGAATGAAAATTGCGACTGCTGGTAACGTTCGCACCGCAGAAGCCGCAAAAACTTCTCTATCTCGTGCCTTCCGAGTGGCATATGACTCTGGAGCCGTTATGGGTTTCGGACTCATTGGTCTTGCTGTTCTTGGAATGATCGGACTTTTCCTTCTTTTCACAGGAACAAACGTAGGTGTTGCCAAACACATCCTTATGGAATCACTTGCTGGTTTTGGTCTGGGTGGATCTTCTGTTGCACTCTTTGGTCGTGTGGGTGGTGGTATTTATACCAAAGCCGCTGACGTTGGTGCTGACCTTGTAGGTAAGGTAGAAAAAGGAATTCCAGAGGATGATCCTCGTAACCCAGCAACCATTGCTGATAACGTAGGGGACAACGTCGGTGATATCGCTGGTATGGGTGCTGACCTTTTTGGTTCGGCTGCGGAAGCCACTTGTGCGGCTCTTGTGATTGGTGCAACAGCATCCGCTCTTGCTGACAATAACTCTGCTCTACTCTATCCACTTTTGATTTCTGCGATTGGAATCCCGGCTTCCCTATTAACTACTTTCTTTGCTCGAGTGAAAGAAGGTGGAAACGTAGAAAAAGCTCTCAAACTCCAACTTTGGATTTCTACATTCATCGTAGCCATTGCACTTTATTTTGTAACAGACATCTTTATGATCGATAGTTTCCAAATCGGAGACAAAACCATCACTAAGTGGAATGTTTTTACATCAGTCGCATTAGGTTTGTTTGCTGGTATGTTCATTGGTTGGATCACTGAGATTTACACTTCTCACTCTTACAAACCAGTGCGTGAAGTAGCAGATGCTTGTGATACTGGTGCTGCCACAAACATCATTTACGGTTTGGCACTTGGTTACAAATCCACTGTAGTTCCTGTGATTCTACTAGTGATCGTGATTGTTGTTTCCAATATCCTTGCGGGTATGTATGGAATTGCGATCGCTGCTATCGGTATGATTTCTACCATTGCGATTGGTCTAACGATTGATGCTTACGGCCCTGTTTCTGATAACGCGGGTGGAATTGCTGAGATGGCAGAACTTGGAAAAGAAGTTCGTGATAGAACGGACAACTTGGATGCAGCGGGAAATACCACTGCGGCCGTAGGAAAAGGTTTTGCGATCGGTTCTGCTGCTCTTACTTCCCTTGCTCTATTTGCAGCTTTTATCACAAGAACACAAAATGCTTCTAAAGAAATGGGTGAAGGTGCGATTGATTTAACTTCTATCGAACTTCTTGATCCTTTGGTGTTTGGTGGTCTTCTTTTCGGTGCGATGCTTCCTTTTATCTTTTCTGCAATGACAATGAAGTCGGTAGGAAAAGCGGCTCTTGATATGGTAAAAGAAGTTCGTCGCCAATTCAAAGAGATCCCTGGTCTTATGGAAGGAAAAGCAAAACCAGAGTATGCTAAGTGTGTAGACATTTCTACTTCTGCTGCGCTTCGTGAAATGATCCCTCCAGGTCTTCTTGTTCTTCTTAGCCCGATTGTTGTTGGGTATTTGTTTGGTGTGAAGTCGCTTGCTGGTCTACTTGCTGGTGCACTCGTTTCTGGTGTGGTTCTTGCAATTTCTTCTGCTAACTCTGGTGGAGCCTGGGACAACGCTAAAAAATACATCGAAAAAACTGCTGGTGGAAAAGGTTCTGAAAAACACAAAGCTGCGGTTGTGGGTGATACAGTAGGAGATCCGTTCAAAGATACTTCTGGACCTGCGATCAACATTTTGATTAAACTAATGGCGATCACCTCACTTGTGTTTGCTGAGTTTTTTGTAACAAAAGGTGGGATCATCTTAAATTTCTTTAAATAA
- a CDS encoding 7-carboxy-7-deazaguanine synthase QueE, protein MFGKIHEVYSSISGEGISQGIPTVFIRFAGCSLRCGKTESRTLWCDTAYALGPNQGSEKSLDSIWAELENLDPHHGYQVLLTGGEPLEGKNRDLSLSIANKIYQYRTNAGLPYPASRVETNGSERITEDPFFIFTMDYKLPGSGMEDRMDEENFQILEKRHNSLDEIKFVVRDRIDFERSIEVIREKKIHTNILYSPVHGEVDAKELVEWIKVDNPPKCRLSLQIHKVLWGNQKGV, encoded by the coding sequence ATGTTTGGAAAAATTCACGAAGTCTATTCTTCCATTTCTGGCGAAGGAATTTCACAAGGAATCCCTACAGTCTTCATTCGTTTTGCTGGATGCTCCTTACGTTGTGGCAAAACAGAATCAAGAACGTTATGGTGTGACACAGCTTATGCATTGGGACCAAATCAAGGTTCAGAAAAAAGTTTAGATTCCATTTGGGCCGAGTTAGAAAATTTAGATCCCCATCACGGATACCAAGTTTTGCTTACTGGTGGTGAACCCTTAGAAGGAAAAAATCGGGATCTTTCTCTCTCCATCGCAAACAAAATTTACCAATATAGAACCAATGCTGGTTTGCCCTACCCTGCTTCCCGAGTGGAAACCAATGGAAGTGAACGAATCACAGAAGATCCTTTTTTTATTTTCACAATGGACTACAAACTTCCTGGATCGGGGATGGAAGACAGGATGGATGAGGAAAATTTCCAGATTCTAGAAAAGAGACATAATTCACTTGACGAAATCAAGTTCGTTGTGCGAGATAGAATCGACTTTGAAAGAAGTATCGAAGTCATTCGCGAAAAAAAAATACACACAAATATATTGTATTCGCCCGTCCACGGTGAAGTGGATGCCAAAGAACTGGTCGAATGGATTAAAGTAGACAACCCACCTAAGTGTCGTTTGTCGCTTCAAATTCACAAAGTGCTTTGGGGAAATCAGAAAGGAGTTTGA
- a CDS encoding DEAD/DEAH box helicase, whose product MEVPTQLSLDFETTVEPKQTNEYGFLIDEPELGLAKVTKESPTSVELFFESKEIFRTVNKSNKNLQFLNQYPDSLRVWEEFPKAMDLALDASQLKLTYNFNKLSSLSNSRTRLLPHQIESTFIVANSLKPRFVLADEVGLGKTIEAGLAVKELMFRRGLKRVLVVAPSPLLVQWQQEMKNKFNEEFAIVRRRNFVTNGPDHWRNFNKIITSIDFIKNPRYAEEILGTKWDIVVFDEAHRLRRDYSKITRGYLFAEKIARKTECLLLLTATPFRGKLEELFYLLHLVDPNILGPYHTFVNDYVVGQKGDLKEKISKVLLRRRKVEVGGFTKRFAKTVRIDLSPIERAFYDETTEYVKREYNMAMGTKNRAIGFVMVVFQKLLDSSVIALLSALQKRKFMLESKFHYMKEHETTLDDWDLDETEGVEDFITELEDEEMSSFQRIKRELFTLNRLIHLGKQIKEDKKTQKLKETLYRLKKEGHKKFIIFTQFRTTQDHLQSVLEPDFKVSPFHGSLSMDEKEVAIQKFKEDYEILICTEAGGEGRNLQFANILFNYDLPWSPLKIEQRIGRIHRFGQKDNVYIFNFASKDTVAERILEVLTNKIRLFEESIGASDDLLGTIEEELDFNSSLMKFVTGTKTKEELETEFDLRIQVAQKGFEKLNALVTPKVLDFNLKDYYDHTLEEREWNNSHLEEVVAQGSKFFQSHLPGTLTAVGKGSYEYKNTEGKIKKATFDSDLALTNDSLEFMAFGHPFVEKVTELLTQSDVGRKKKYLLSSALGQKILFVFQVEFDFSLKRKDLFFVEFDLKKKRTSVLTEKPTEWAEAKTYVPEKELALSKLEEAFIHCYPVVETEAETKKEILRKETLSIFQKEEYKVELSHQKTIRQLEEKLMRQEAAYKWDNRPEKKAVLHKTMKEIQRAKDEYTVEIRKIKNGAKIFHKIRLFQTYISI is encoded by the coding sequence ATGGAAGTCCCTACTCAATTAAGTTTAGATTTTGAAACAACGGTTGAACCAAAACAAACAAACGAGTATGGGTTTCTCATCGACGAACCTGAGTTAGGTCTTGCAAAAGTAACAAAAGAATCTCCTACTTCTGTGGAACTATTCTTTGAATCCAAAGAAATTTTTCGAACAGTCAACAAATCAAACAAAAACTTACAGTTTTTAAACCAATACCCTGATTCTCTCCGTGTTTGGGAAGAATTTCCTAAAGCAATGGACTTAGCATTAGATGCAAGCCAACTCAAACTCACTTATAATTTTAATAAATTATCCTCTCTCTCTAATTCTAGAACTCGTTTGCTCCCTCATCAAATTGAATCTACCTTCATTGTAGCCAATAGTTTAAAACCAAGATTTGTTCTAGCGGATGAAGTGGGGCTTGGGAAAACGATTGAAGCGGGACTTGCAGTTAAAGAACTGATGTTTCGTCGTGGCCTCAAACGTGTGCTTGTGGTGGCACCGTCCCCTCTCCTTGTCCAATGGCAACAAGAGATGAAAAACAAATTCAATGAAGAGTTCGCCATTGTTCGCAGAAGAAATTTTGTTACCAATGGACCCGATCATTGGAGAAACTTTAACAAAATCATTACCTCCATCGATTTTATCAAAAATCCAAGGTATGCAGAAGAAATCCTAGGAACAAAATGGGACATTGTTGTTTTTGATGAGGCACATAGGCTTCGTCGAGATTATTCCAAAATCACTCGCGGGTATTTGTTTGCTGAAAAAATTGCAAGAAAAACAGAATGCCTCCTCCTTCTCACAGCCACTCCATTTCGCGGAAAATTAGAAGAACTATTTTATCTATTACACTTAGTGGACCCCAATATCCTTGGGCCTTACCATACATTCGTAAATGACTATGTGGTTGGTCAAAAAGGGGACTTAAAGGAAAAAATCTCCAAAGTTCTCCTCCGCCGTCGGAAAGTAGAAGTAGGTGGATTTACAAAACGTTTTGCAAAGACAGTTCGGATCGATCTCTCTCCCATTGAACGAGCGTTTTATGATGAGACCACTGAGTATGTAAAACGAGAATACAATATGGCCATGGGTACCAAAAATCGTGCCATTGGTTTTGTGATGGTTGTATTCCAAAAGTTATTGGACTCTTCTGTCATTGCCCTTCTTTCTGCCTTACAAAAAAGAAAGTTTATGTTGGAATCCAAATTCCATTACATGAAAGAACATGAAACCACTTTAGATGATTGGGATTTAGATGAAACAGAAGGTGTCGAAGACTTCATCACCGAATTAGAAGATGAAGAAATGTCTAGTTTCCAAAGGATCAAACGAGAGTTATTCACTCTCAATCGCCTCATCCATTTGGGAAAACAAATCAAAGAAGATAAAAAAACTCAAAAACTAAAAGAAACTCTCTATCGGCTTAAAAAAGAAGGTCATAAAAAATTTATCATCTTCACACAATTTAGAACTACACAAGATCATTTACAATCAGTCCTAGAACCAGACTTCAAAGTTTCTCCATTCCACGGTTCTTTGAGTATGGATGAAAAAGAAGTCGCTATTCAAAAATTTAAAGAAGACTATGAGATCTTAATTTGTACAGAAGCTGGCGGGGAAGGTCGTAACCTACAATTTGCTAACATACTTTTTAACTATGACTTACCTTGGAGCCCACTCAAGATCGAACAACGAATTGGAAGGATCCATCGTTTTGGTCAAAAAGACAATGTTTATATCTTTAACTTTGCTTCTAAAGATACGGTTGCTGAAAGAATTTTAGAAGTACTGACAAACAAAATTCGTTTGTTTGAAGAATCCATTGGGGCTTCTGACGATCTTCTTGGTACGATTGAAGAGGAACTTGATTTTAACTCAAGCCTTATGAAATTCGTAACCGGGACAAAAACAAAAGAAGAATTAGAAACTGAATTTGACCTTCGCATCCAAGTCGCCCAAAAAGGATTTGAAAAACTCAACGCCCTTGTGACTCCAAAAGTTTTAGATTTTAATTTAAAAGATTATTACGACCATACATTAGAAGAAAGAGAATGGAATAACAGCCATCTCGAAGAAGTAGTCGCACAAGGTTCAAAATTTTTCCAATCTCACTTACCAGGAACTCTAACTGCCGTTGGGAAAGGATCCTACGAATACAAAAACACCGAAGGAAAAATCAAAAAAGCTACTTTTGATTCCGATTTAGCACTCACCAATGATTCTCTCGAATTTATGGCATTTGGTCACCCCTTTGTCGAAAAAGTAACGGAATTACTCACACAAAGTGATGTTGGGCGTAAAAAGAAATACCTACTCTCAAGTGCCTTAGGTCAAAAAATCCTTTTTGTTTTCCAAGTTGAATTTGATTTTTCTCTAAAACGAAAGGATCTCTTTTTCGTTGAATTTGATTTAAAGAAAAAAAGAACTTCAGTACTAACGGAAAAACCTACGGAATGGGCAGAAGCCAAAACATATGTTCCTGAAAAAGAATTAGCACTTTCAAAACTAGAAGAAGCATTTATTCATTGTTATCCAGTTGTAGAAACTGAAGCTGAAACTAAAAAAGAAATCCTTAGAAAGGAAACCTTATCTATTTTTCAAAAAGAAGAATACAAAGTAGAACTTTCTCATCAAAAAACCATCCGTCAGTTAGAAGAAAAATTGATGCGCCAAGAAGCAGCTTATAAATGGGACAATCGTCCTGAAAAGAAAGCAGTCCTTCATAAAACAATGAAAGAAATCCAACGAGCAAAAGACGAATACACTGTCGAAATTCGAAAAATCAAAAATGGTGCAAAAATTTTCCATAAAATTCGACTTTTCCAAACTTACATAAGCATTTAA
- a CDS encoding tetratricopeptide repeat protein — protein sequence MILRSRRIWQFGVLVTSLFLVSSPNLAEPEVLNPVKVFYGYEDLLRMAEDKIVQETPAKAFDFLIKAKELNPDPDFRYYNLAARAHMKLGQVFDGIHAYEESIKKKKDQLDLVLYVADFYEKERKQKEALFYTKLYLEQKPNAKYRLYTAAILSRQLGLESDYESYMQFLESDKTFVSEKDALQASLLKNIKNKKWKEADDLSLRYLVYFPREETMYETLILARRGRESELLEQAYQWTTTIFLNETRYFTRYGVFLQEKQRYLEALSLFRRGFYNLLKFYPDSDAGEILFLIRQSYANLGKDRDTLAIDSLVKDFKNQNKLTATELENHQNTYRKNREYLLFCIHWFSKRDTTKAKEYRQKLKDRDMEFEETEFLRVMGVFSALPQDL from the coding sequence ATGATACTTCGGTCTAGGAGAATATGGCAATTTGGTGTTCTGGTAACAAGTCTATTTCTGGTTTCCAGTCCAAATTTAGCAGAACCAGAGGTTCTAAACCCTGTTAAAGTTTTTTATGGATACGAAGATCTTTTGCGGATGGCAGAAGACAAAATTGTCCAAGAAACCCCTGCCAAAGCCTTCGATTTTCTTATCAAGGCCAAAGAATTAAATCCAGATCCAGACTTTCGCTACTATAATTTAGCCGCACGTGCCCATATGAAACTTGGGCAAGTCTTCGACGGAATTCATGCCTATGAAGAATCCATTAAAAAGAAAAAAGACCAATTGGACTTGGTTTTGTATGTCGCCGATTTTTACGAAAAAGAAAGAAAACAAAAAGAGGCTTTGTTCTATACAAAATTGTATTTAGAACAAAAACCCAATGCAAAGTACAGATTGTATACTGCAGCCATTCTATCTAGACAACTTGGTTTGGAATCGGACTACGAATCCTATATGCAATTTTTAGAATCAGACAAAACTTTTGTTTCTGAAAAAGATGCCTTACAAGCGAGTCTTTTGAAAAATATTAAAAACAAAAAATGGAAAGAAGCAGATGATTTGAGTTTGCGGTATTTGGTTTATTTTCCCAGGGAAGAGACAATGTACGAAACCTTGATCCTTGCCAGAAGAGGAAGAGAATCCGAACTTTTAGAACAAGCTTACCAATGGACCACGACCATTTTTTTGAATGAAACAAGATACTTCACTCGCTACGGAGTGTTTCTCCAAGAAAAACAAAGATACCTAGAAGCCTTGTCTTTATTTCGCAGAGGATTTTACAATTTACTGAAATTTTATCCAGATTCGGATGCTGGAGAGATTTTATTTCTCATTCGTCAAAGTTATGCAAATCTTGGAAAAGATAGAGACACCCTTGCCATCGATTCTTTGGTGAAAGATTTTAAAAACCAAAACAAACTCACGGCTACCGAATTAGAAAACCACCAAAACACGTATCGTAAAAATAGAGAGTATTTGTTATTTTGTATCCATTGGTTTTCCAAACGAGATACAACCAAAGCAAAAGAGTATCGTCAAAAATTAAAAGACCGTGATATGGAATTTGAAGAAACGGAATTCCTGCGGGTGATGGGAGTTTTTTCTGCCCTCCCGCAGGATCTTTAA
- a CDS encoding TRL-like family protein, producing the protein MTLFKNKGQEGWYSTGKVPSPTDTFVESCTTNYFGLVSIGNASLDYIPRQSRPKEIHSLDHYYKNQYFFFQELCLHIVGR; encoded by the coding sequence ATGACTTTATTCAAAAACAAAGGCCAAGAAGGATGGTACTCTACGGGAAAAGTACCATCACCAACCGATACGTTTGTTGAATCCTGTACAACAAATTACTTCGGTTTGGTGAGCATTGGAAATGCAAGTTTGGATTATATCCCTCGTCAATCGCGCCCAAAAGAAATCCATAGTTTAGATCATTATTATAAAAATCAGTATTTCTTTTTCCAAGAACTTTGTTTGCACATCGTAGGCCGATGA
- a CDS encoding dicarboxylate/amino acid:cation symporter, which translates to MSFPKIPFWIQILVSLMLGLFFGIILNPESGFVSALSLKPYLPWMKLPGDIFLNLLQMIMIPLVIVSIALGVSSLRNLKDLWNLGSKTLLYFIFTTVVSVSIGISLTLVFKPGNHIQNQTISSNQSSPPTNLDAKQESIPEIIANIVPKNLVNVWSKQQMLSVVFFGMILGIFFLTSRDSGAALKAFCHSLESFCLWVVKVTMNLAPLAVLGLMSYAMVQIGFSLVTGLVSYIGTVLLGLLCVLFFYGILVFLFTRKNPLRFLNQVREIPLLGFSTSSSSSVLPYSLKVAKEKLKLKETVADFVLPLGATINMDGTALYQAVATVFLSQVYQVDLTGLDLFLLVGTVTAASIGTAATPGVGLVILASILYTFQIPIEGITILFGVDRFLDMCRTSVNLTGDLSCAFIMDHIWKETKPNEKT; encoded by the coding sequence ATGTCATTTCCCAAAATTCCCTTTTGGATCCAGATTCTCGTCTCTTTAATGTTAGGTTTATTTTTCGGAATCATTTTGAATCCGGAATCTGGGTTTGTATCTGCCCTTAGTTTAAAACCTTACCTACCGTGGATGAAACTACCTGGAGATATTTTTTTAAACCTATTACAAATGATTATGATTCCACTTGTAATTGTTTCAATTGCACTTGGAGTCTCTAGTTTAAGAAACCTAAAAGATCTTTGGAATTTAGGAAGTAAAACCTTATTATATTTTATTTTTACAACAGTAGTTTCTGTAAGCATTGGAATTTCCCTCACCCTCGTTTTCAAACCAGGAAATCACATCCAGAACCAAACAATATCTTCAAACCAAAGTAGTCCTCCAACAAATTTGGATGCAAAACAAGAATCCATACCGGAGATCATTGCCAATATCGTACCAAAAAATTTAGTAAACGTTTGGTCCAAACAACAAATGTTATCTGTTGTTTTTTTCGGAATGATTTTAGGAATTTTTTTTCTGACTTCCCGTGACTCTGGAGCAGCCTTAAAAGCATTTTGTCATTCTCTTGAAAGTTTTTGTCTTTGGGTGGTTAAAGTGACAATGAACTTAGCACCCTTAGCTGTTTTGGGACTTATGAGTTATGCCATGGTCCAAATTGGTTTTTCACTTGTGACAGGCTTAGTTTCTTATATAGGAACCGTTCTCCTCGGACTTCTTTGTGTTTTATTTTTTTATGGGATCTTGGTGTTTCTTTTTACGAGGAAAAATCCGTTACGTTTTCTGAACCAAGTTCGTGAAATCCCCTTACTTGGTTTTTCTACTTCTAGTTCCAGCTCCGTCCTTCCTTATTCCTTAAAGGTGGCAAAAGAAAAATTAAAATTAAAAGAAACAGTCGCTGACTTTGTTCTACCCCTCGGTGCTACGATTAATATGGATGGAACTGCTTTGTACCAAGCCGTAGCCACAGTATTCCTCAGCCAAGTATATCAAGTTGATTTGACTGGTTTAGACTTATTTTTGTTAGTTGGTACAGTAACAGCAGCTTCAATTGGAACAGCCGCTACACCGGGAGTTGGACTTGTTATCCTCGCATCCATACTTTATACCTTCCAAATCCCGATCGAAGGGATCACTATTCTTTTTGGAGTTGACCGGTTTTTAGATATGTGTAGAACTTCAGTAAATCTGACCGGCGATCTATCTTGCGCATTTATCATGGACCATATCTGGAAGGAAACAAAACCAAATGAAAAAACTTAA